AGGAATTGCGCACGGTACAGATGGAACAGGGCGCTTAATGATTCCCCCTTTGAATCGATTCAAGGGGGTTTTTTCTGTCGAATCGTGGTACAATGGAACAGGTTTTTTGTCCGCCTGGATGGACTGGCGGGCAATGGGAAAGCTGAATGGTAATGGCAGGTGAGCAGGATGAGATTGCGCGGCAAGCAAAAAAAGCGGGCCCGCTTCTTTCGGATGCAGGATGAATTTGTGCAAGAACCTCAGCGGTACAAGGGGAAATGGAACGAGGCGTACTTCCGGCGAACGGCTCCGCTGCATGTGGAACTGGGAACGGGGCGTGGGCAATTTATCTCGACCCTTGCGTTTCTGAATCCGGACATCAACTACATCGGGATTGAAAAATTCCCGGAAGTAATCATCCGGGCGCACGACAAGAAAGTGGAGCGGAATGTATCGAATCTGGCACTTGTCTGTTTTGATGTGACCGATATTCTGGAGATTTTCGGGGAGCGGGAAGTGGATCGCATTTACCTGAATTTCAGCGATCCGTGGCCGAAGAAAAAACATGCGGATCGCAGACTGACGTCCAAGCCGTTTCTCGAAAAATACCGGTACATTTTGCAGCCGGACGGAGAGATTCATTTCAAGACAGACAACCAAAAACTGTTTGAGTTCTCCCTGAATACATTTTGTGAAGCGGGCTGGCGGCTTCGCAACATTACGTTTGACCTGCACAACAGCGGGTTCGAAGGAAATGTGATGACCGAATATGAAGCGAAATACGCCGCACAAGGGCTCCCGATTTACCGGTTGGAAGCCTTTTTAGACAAGCGGTAGCCGCCCGTTCAACTTATTGTTGCTTCACTTCCATATAAAAAGCGGCCAGAAATTTACGCACATTGATTCGGCAGCGGGTGTTTTTTTCGCCGTTTTCAATTTCCTGCATGCGCAGGCGGACTTCCTGAAAATCAAACAGGCGCGGGGCAAAATGTTCAAAGATCGGATTGGCATAATCGGTCAAACCGATCGAAGCCAAATGGGAGAACGCCTGCAGGACCGTGCGGCGAATACGCTGCTCCATGGCGCGGGCCTCTTTTTGCAACTCCTGTTCGTTTTGTGTTTGGGACATGCGCAGGACGGACAGGTATAACTCTTTTAACTGCGGAAGGTCGCGTAACGGACGGCCGTTTTGTTCTTCTTGCGACAACCATCGCATGATAAGCAGCAAATCGGGTGCCCCCGCTTCTCCCGCGATCCCCAATTGCAGCAAAAGATGGCGCACTTTTCTTTCCAAGGGGGGAGAGGGCTCCATCTGAGGGGGCTCCTGTGCTTTTTCATCCAACATCCGCAGCGACTGGCGGATGGAGTTGAGCGAACTCGCCAGGGACAAATGGTCTGCCACCCTACGCAAGACGGCAAGCACTTCGAGGCGGTTCACCGGCTTGTGAATGAATGTGTCCACCCCCTGCAAATACGCTTCCCCCACCATCTCCTTGTTTTCCACTTGGGATATCATGATAAACCTTCCCTCGAATCCCTCCTCCCGCAGCGTCTTGATTGTTTCGATCCCGTCACGCCCCGGCATCAGCAGGTCGATCAGCACCACATCCACATGGTAAAGATGATCAATCGACACGTGCAGGCCATCCTGGGCTTGCCCGACGACTTCCCCGAGCCCGCTTTCCGCGATGATCCGCTCCAACATTTTGCGCGTAACCGGATCGTCTTCGATCAGAAAAAAGCGCAACCGCATTTATTGAACCTCCTGCCTGATCAATTGCGTGGTTGGGATACGCACTTCAAAACAGGTGATGCCTTCCGGGTGATCACATAAGGTCATCGTTCCGTTCAAGGAACGAACAATTTCCAAAGCATGCGACAAACCGATGCCGGTGGACGGATTCCCCGACAGATCGTATTTCGTTGTGTATCCGGGCTGAAAAATCCATTCCCGGTCTTCGGAAGCGATGCCTGGGCCTGTATCCAGCACGTGAAAGACAAGTTCCTCCCGTTCGAGAAAGCATCTCAATTCAATTCGCCCGCTGACCGGGATCGCCTCCACCGCATTGGCGACGAGATTGTTCAGCACGGAGAGCAACGCATACACCTGATTGGTGAACAGATTGATCTCGCACTCCTGATAAAATGCAATCTGTTTTCCTATCATCTCGGCGTATTGCTTGTTGGCTCGTATGACCGATCCGCACAAATCACGAATCTTCAATCGAGGAACGAGTTCCTCCTGGTGGATGATTTTCGATAAGCCCGCAAGGATCCGTTGCGAATCTTTCTTCACCTCATGCACGTTCTGGGCAATTTGCAGGGCGAGGGCGGAGAGCGCCCCTTTGCTGTTAGAGTCGATCAGTTGTCTGTACAATTGGTAACTTTTGCGAGTGATTTCTTCCAGATGGCTCATCGATTTGGTGAGGTAGAGCGCTTCCTCATACAGATTCGAGTTGATCAGCATCAGCCGTTCCAATTCCTGTTGCCGGGCTTCGCCAAGGGCACGCACCTGGCGGATGGTGAAAATATTGTACAGGCCGACGACAAAGAAACTGCGCAAACAGCCAAACAACAGCAGAATGAAAAATGTCCGCCATGTAAAAGGATAGGTTTCTCCCACTGCCATCCGGACAGCGAGTTCCACAAAGTTGGAAGTCAGATCTGCGACAGTTCCGATCACTCCCATCCGAAACGGTTTTTCGGTTGACGCCCGAAGGTTGGTCGCGTGAATGATAACAGCAAAACAAAAATAATAGAAAGTGGACGGAAAGTGGATAAGAAAACTTTTTTCCCAGTGCAAATCTTCTGTCAAAAGATCGAGCGCGACACGGAACCAGACGATCGAAATGCCGATAAAAAATCCGGTCAAAAGGACCGGGACGGAACGAAACCAGACCATCCCGAAGAAAAAGGCGGTGATACCGAGCGAAAAGCGAAATGAATCGCCGAACGGATTCACTTTCATTTCGCCCAAAAAAGCGGTCGCCAGCAGAATGCCGATCAGGATTGAGACACGGTATCCCATCAATCGCTCCTTCTCCACATACGAAAGATCTCTTTCTTCTTCCTATAGTACTAGAAGAAAGAGATCTTGTCTTGTACCAGAGAATACTAGATGCGTCTGATTTCCAACCGCCGGGCGATCAGCGACAAACCGTAATTGACGGTAAAGTACATCAAGGCGACCATCAGATAGATCGGAATCACATAATTAAAATTGTGCCCGTTGATAATCTGCGCATGGTTCATCAACTCAGGCAATCCGATGATCACAGCCAGAGACGTGTCTTTCAGCAAGGAGATAAATTGGCTGACGATCGGCGGGACCATCCGTCTCAATGCCTGCGGCAGGATGATGTGCCACATGGTTTGAAGATATGTCAGGCCGGATGATCGGGCCGCTTCGATTTGCCCTTTTTCGATCGAATGCAGTCCGCTGCGCACGATCTCCGAGATCATGGCCGATTCAAAAACGACCAATCCGACGATCGCCGATGGCAGTTTGTCGAGCTTCAGTCCGACGTCCGGCAGCCCGAAGTGGGTGACAAAAAGGATCAGCAGGAGCGGCAGGTTGCGGATCCCTTCCACCCAAACGCCCAGAAGTTGTGAAACAACCGGGATTTTCGCATAACGGAGGATGCCGATCATGATCGCGATGGCAAAACTGAGCACGATCGAAATCAGAGCGACCTGGAGAGTGACACCGAATCCTTCAAACAAGAACTTGATGTGATCTGCCGAATAAGCGCCCGCAAAGTCCATGTTGTCACCCCCTAGCGGTTCCGGCCAGTCGGCGCTCCAAATAGCGGACACCCCAACTGAGCGGTACGGTCAGCACGAGATAGAACATCGCAACGAACACATAGACGTCAAATGTCACAAATGTATCGGACGAGATCAGGTCTGCATAATACATGATATCCAATCCGGCGATCACCCCGAGTATGGACGAGTTCTTTACGAGATTGACAAACTGGTTGCCGATCGGGGGAATCACAATTTTGATTGCTTGCGGCAAAATGATGTACCACATCGTTTGCAGATACGTCAGCCCGGATGATCGGGCCGCTTCGGTTTGCCCTTTCGGTATCGAGAGAATCCCGGCCCGGATCGCCTCCGCGATAAAAGCGGCCGTATACACGGTGAGCGCCCAAGTGCCGGCGACGAACCCATCCAGCTTGATTCCCGCTGTCGGCAGGGCGATATAGAACAGGAAGGCGATCAGCAACAACGGAATGTTCCGGATGAATTCCACATAAGCGGTGCCCAGCCAATTCAGAGGGCGAACGGGTGCGATGCGGAATACGGCAATAATGGTGCCCAGAACAAAGCTGCCGACCAAAGCAATCAGACTGGCTTCCACCGTATTGGCAAAGCCTTGCAGATATTCATGCCAGTGTTCAACAAGTATCGAAAAACGAAGCATCTTGCCGATCCAGCTCCTTTTCAGACCCTGGAAGCAAGCGGGATGAGCGGATTGTGTCGCTCATCCCGCTGCCTGCCAGGATTATTGTTTCGGTTTTTCGCCGATCCATTTCTGATAGATCTTGTCATATTCGCCGGAGCTTTTTAATTCCTTCAGGAAATCGTTGATAAACTTGACGAATTCGGTGTCCCCTTTGCGAACGGCGATTCCGTAGGGCTCATCTGTGAAAGTTCCTTCCAGCACACGGTAATTCGGATCCTGCTTGGCCATC
This portion of the Effusibacillus pohliae DSM 22757 genome encodes:
- the trmB gene encoding tRNA (guanosine(46)-N7)-methyltransferase TrmB — its product is MRLRGKQKKRARFFRMQDEFVQEPQRYKGKWNEAYFRRTAPLHVELGTGRGQFISTLAFLNPDINYIGIEKFPEVIIRAHDKKVERNVSNLALVCFDVTDILEIFGEREVDRIYLNFSDPWPKKKHADRRLTSKPFLEKYRYILQPDGEIHFKTDNQKLFEFSLNTFCEAGWRLRNITFDLHNSGFEGNVMTEYEAKYAAQGLPIYRLEAFLDKR
- a CDS encoding response regulator produces the protein MRLRFFLIEDDPVTRKMLERIIAESGLGEVVGQAQDGLHVSIDHLYHVDVVLIDLLMPGRDGIETIKTLREEGFEGRFIMISQVENKEMVGEAYLQGVDTFIHKPVNRLEVLAVLRRVADHLSLASSLNSIRQSLRMLDEKAQEPPQMEPSPPLERKVRHLLLQLGIAGEAGAPDLLLIMRWLSQEEQNGRPLRDLPQLKELYLSVLRMSQTQNEQELQKEARAMEQRIRRTVLQAFSHLASIGLTDYANPIFEHFAPRLFDFQEVRLRMQEIENGEKNTRCRINVRKFLAAFYMEVKQQ
- a CDS encoding sensor histidine kinase, whose product is MGYRVSILIGILLATAFLGEMKVNPFGDSFRFSLGITAFFFGMVWFRSVPVLLTGFFIGISIVWFRVALDLLTEDLHWEKSFLIHFPSTFYYFCFAVIIHATNLRASTEKPFRMGVIGTVADLTSNFVELAVRMAVGETYPFTWRTFFILLLFGCLRSFFVVGLYNIFTIRQVRALGEARQQELERLMLINSNLYEEALYLTKSMSHLEEITRKSYQLYRQLIDSNSKGALSALALQIAQNVHEVKKDSQRILAGLSKIIHQEELVPRLKIRDLCGSVIRANKQYAEMIGKQIAFYQECEINLFTNQVYALLSVLNNLVANAVEAIPVSGRIELRCFLEREELVFHVLDTGPGIASEDREWIFQPGYTTKYDLSGNPSTGIGLSHALEIVRSLNGTMTLCDHPEGITCFEVRIPTTQLIRQEVQ
- a CDS encoding amino acid ABC transporter permease gives rise to the protein MDFAGAYSADHIKFLFEGFGVTLQVALISIVLSFAIAIMIGILRYAKIPVVSQLLGVWVEGIRNLPLLLILFVTHFGLPDVGLKLDKLPSAIVGLVVFESAMISEIVRSGLHSIEKGQIEAARSSGLTYLQTMWHIILPQALRRMVPPIVSQFISLLKDTSLAVIIGLPELMNHAQIINGHNFNYVIPIYLMVALMYFTVNYGLSLIARRLEIRRI
- a CDS encoding amino acid ABC transporter permease, which gives rise to MLRFSILVEHWHEYLQGFANTVEASLIALVGSFVLGTIIAVFRIAPVRPLNWLGTAYVEFIRNIPLLLIAFLFYIALPTAGIKLDGFVAGTWALTVYTAAFIAEAIRAGILSIPKGQTEAARSSGLTYLQTMWYIILPQAIKIVIPPIGNQFVNLVKNSSILGVIAGLDIMYYADLISSDTFVTFDVYVFVAMFYLVLTVPLSWGVRYLERRLAGTARG